One segment of Thermococcus sp. DNA contains the following:
- a CDS encoding L-aspartate oxidase: MTSVGIIGSGAAGLTAAIALARRGFDVTVIGGGIKDTNSYLAQAGVAFPILDGDSPGAHVLDTIRAGKYLNDEEVVWSVISKASEAHEFLLSIGLEFETNETEGGHSFHRVFTIRNETGKHMMKVLYMAAREAGVNFVDGTAEELAVREGKSYGVFLNGELLTFDATVIATGGFASLFKYTAGSSLNLGTLIGDAIMKGAPARDLEFVQFHPTGYIGKNGVFLVSEAVRGAGAKLVTEDGERFVNELSTRDIVARAIYRQMKAGKRVFLDATGIDDFKRRFPQIYAFLRKDGIDPAKDLIPVSPIAHYTIGGVAVDLWYRTAIRNLYAVGEAMSNGFHGANRLASNSLLECLVSGLEVARTIARDGPRRGEVREPAYHGYDAGDVDSLRELLWNHAGIVRSAKTLKGGLRELEGIEADPRLKLLARGVLECALAREESRGSHYREDFPVMRKGFERPSFFDGRCRL, from the coding sequence ATGACCAGCGTTGGAATCATCGGAAGCGGTGCCGCGGGACTAACCGCCGCAATAGCCCTTGCGAGACGGGGCTTCGACGTGACGGTCATCGGTGGGGGAATAAAGGATACCAACTCCTATCTCGCCCAGGCGGGGGTGGCCTTTCCCATTCTCGACGGCGATTCTCCCGGGGCTCACGTTCTCGACACCATCAGGGCCGGCAAGTACCTCAATGACGAGGAGGTCGTGTGGAGCGTAATCTCGAAGGCGAGCGAGGCCCACGAGTTCCTCCTTTCAATAGGCCTGGAGTTCGAGACCAACGAGACCGAGGGTGGCCACTCCTTCCACAGGGTTTTCACGATAAGGAACGAGACTGGGAAGCACATGATGAAGGTTCTCTACATGGCCGCCAGGGAAGCCGGGGTCAACTTCGTCGATGGCACTGCCGAGGAGCTTGCGGTGAGAGAGGGGAAGTCTTATGGGGTCTTCCTCAACGGAGAGCTCCTTACCTTCGATGCCACCGTTATAGCCACGGGCGGCTTTGCCTCGCTCTTCAAGTATACCGCCGGTTCGTCCCTCAACCTCGGCACCCTAATAGGCGACGCCATAATGAAGGGTGCTCCCGCGAGGGATCTGGAGTTCGTCCAGTTCCACCCGACAGGCTACATCGGGAAAAACGGTGTTTTCCTCGTCAGCGAGGCCGTCCGGGGTGCCGGCGCAAAGCTGGTGACAGAAGACGGCGAACGCTTTGTCAACGAGCTCTCCACGAGGGACATCGTCGCGAGGGCTATCTACCGCCAGATGAAGGCAGGTAAAAGGGTCTTCCTTGATGCAACGGGTATAGATGACTTCAAGAGGCGCTTCCCTCAGATATACGCTTTCCTGAGGAAGGACGGCATCGATCCGGCTAAAGACTTAATCCCTGTCTCGCCAATAGCCCACTACACCATCGGCGGGGTAGCGGTTGACCTCTGGTACAGGACGGCAATCAGGAACCTTTACGCTGTGGGCGAAGCAATGAGCAACGGCTTCCACGGGGCGAACAGACTCGCCAGCAACTCCCTCCTTGAGTGCCTCGTTTCCGGCCTTGAGGTCGCAAGGACCATAGCGAGGGATGGGCCGAGGCGGGGGGAGGTGAGGGAGCCGGCATATCACGGCTACGATGCCGGGGACGTTGACTCGCTGAGGGAGCTCCTGTGGAATCACGCCGGAATCGTTAGGAGCGCGAAGACCCTTAAAGGGGGCCTCAGGGAGCTTGAGGGAATCGAGGCAGACCCGAGGTTAAAGCTGCTCGCGAGGGGAGTCCTGGAGTGTGCCCTCGCCAGGGAGGAGAGCAGGGGGAGCCATTACCGCGAGGACTTCCCGGTCATGAGAAAGGGATTCGAGAGGCCAAGCTTTTTCGACGGAAGGTGCAGGCTCTAA